A section of the Dermacoccus nishinomiyaensis genome encodes:
- a CDS encoding response regulator: MSERVLVVDDDPTIARTLRINLKARGLDVETVGCGLDALSTCADAMPDLVVLDLGLPDLDGVDVLRQLRQSSSVPVIVLSARQEADDKVEALDEGADDYVTKPFGIEELMARVRAALRRGGAEPSGPAPVVTADFSLDFTTYEASGPTGAVHLTPTEWRLLAELARHRGRVVPHEQLLRAVWGPQYGRESNYLRVYCGQLRRKLEPEPSLPRWIVTEPGIGYVLR, encoded by the coding sequence ATGAGTGAACGAGTGCTCGTCGTCGACGACGACCCGACGATCGCGCGGACGCTGCGCATCAACCTCAAGGCGCGCGGCTTGGACGTCGAGACCGTCGGGTGCGGCCTCGATGCCCTCAGCACGTGCGCAGACGCGATGCCCGACCTCGTCGTCCTCGACCTCGGCCTGCCCGACCTCGACGGCGTCGACGTGCTGCGCCAACTGCGTCAGAGCTCGAGCGTGCCTGTCATCGTGCTGTCGGCTCGTCAGGAAGCCGATGACAAGGTCGAGGCGCTCGACGAGGGTGCCGACGACTACGTGACGAAACCGTTCGGCATCGAGGAGCTCATGGCGCGCGTGCGGGCCGCGCTGCGGCGAGGCGGCGCCGAACCGTCCGGCCCGGCGCCCGTCGTCACCGCGGACTTCTCGCTCGACTTCACGACGTACGAGGCGAGCGGGCCGACGGGGGCCGTCCACCTCACGCCGACGGAGTGGCGCCTGCTCGCCGAACTCGCGCGCCACCGCGGGCGCGTCGTGCCGCACGAGCAACTGCTGCGCGCCGTGTGGGGGCCGCAGTACGGGCGCGAGTCGAACTACCTGCGCGTCTACTGCGGGCAGCTGCGTCGCAAGCTCGAACCCGAACCGTCCCTCCCGCGCTGGATCGTCACCGAACCCGGCATCGGCTACGTGCTGCGCTGA
- a CDS encoding DUF4177 domain-containing protein: MQKWEYFTAPIMVHATQQILNNFGEDGWELVQIVPGPDGNGLVGYFKRPKA, from the coding sequence ATGCAGAAATGGGAATACTTCACCGCGCCGATCATGGTCCACGCCACGCAGCAGATCCTCAACAACTTCGGTGAGGACGGCTGGGAGCTCGTGCAGATCGTGCCCGGCCCCGACGGCAACGGTCTCGTCGGCTACTTCAAGCGCCCCAAGGCCTGA
- a CDS encoding metallophosphoesterase, with amino-acid sequence MSFPARPLPRALSLAAAGTAAGGTAALAWASLIERNWYALRRVEMPVLAPGTAPLRVLHVSDLHIVPRQERRIQWVRQLARLEPDFVINTGDNLSDEHAIPAALRAMGPLMELPGAFVFGSNDYFYPKLKNPLRYFDDSHAKGAAMQTGEFDIAQLRDGFTAGGWLDLTHRRERVRVGADGVALELLGVDDPHLEYDDYAQVADEAASRRGEVAATIGVVHAPYTRVLDAMTADGADAVIAGHTHGGQLCVPFHGALVTNCDLDTSRVKGVSRWWPGASGDDSTRAVPIGPGALAPDGSPLDSAAEIGERFDVLDAHRVHNDSVSRAEATARERRRTALPSSAAPDDAAWLHVSAGLGHNKYTPVRFACRPEATLITLTAKAH; translated from the coding sequence ATGAGTTTCCCCGCCCGCCCCCTCCCCCGCGCGCTGTCGCTGGCCGCTGCAGGCACGGCCGCCGGCGGTACGGCGGCGCTGGCCTGGGCCTCGCTCATCGAGCGCAACTGGTACGCGCTGCGCCGCGTCGAGATGCCGGTGCTCGCCCCCGGGACGGCGCCGCTGCGGGTGCTGCACGTCAGCGACCTGCACATCGTGCCGCGTCAGGAACGACGCATCCAGTGGGTGCGTCAGCTCGCGCGGCTCGAACCCGACTTCGTCATCAACACCGGCGACAACCTCAGCGACGAGCACGCCATCCCCGCTGCGCTGCGCGCGATGGGGCCGCTCATGGAGCTTCCCGGCGCGTTCGTCTTCGGTTCGAACGACTACTTCTACCCCAAGCTCAAGAACCCCCTGCGCTACTTCGACGACTCGCATGCCAAGGGCGCGGCGATGCAGACGGGTGAGTTCGACATCGCCCAGTTGCGTGACGGTTTCACCGCGGGCGGCTGGCTCGACCTCACCCATCGACGCGAGCGGGTGCGGGTGGGTGCTGACGGCGTCGCGCTGGAGCTTCTTGGCGTCGACGACCCGCACCTCGAGTACGACGACTACGCGCAGGTCGCCGACGAGGCCGCGTCGCGCCGAGGTGAGGTGGCCGCGACGATCGGCGTCGTCCACGCGCCGTACACGCGCGTGCTCGACGCGATGACGGCCGACGGCGCGGACGCCGTCATCGCCGGTCACACGCACGGCGGGCAGCTGTGCGTGCCATTCCACGGCGCGCTCGTGACGAACTGCGACCTCGACACCTCGCGCGTCAAGGGCGTCTCGCGCTGGTGGCCCGGCGCGTCCGGCGACGACTCGACGCGGGCCGTGCCGATCGGGCCGGGTGCGCTCGCACCGGATGGCTCGCCCCTCGACTCCGCCGCCGAGATCGGCGAGCGCTTCGACGTCCTCGACGCCCACCGCGTGCACAACGACTCGGTCTCGCGCGCGGAGGCTACGGCGCGCGAACGGCGCCGCACCGCGCTGCCGTCGTCCGCCGCGCCCGACGACGCGGCGTGGCTGCACGTCTCCGCCGGGCTCGGACACAACAAGTACACGCCCGTGCGCTTCGCCTGCCGTCCCGAGGCGACACTCATCACGCTGACGGCGAAGGCGCACTGA
- the kdpB gene encoding potassium-transporting ATPase subunit KdpB — MNASLALTALESAPDALRKLDPRHLVRTPVIFVVWVGSVLTTVLSIIHPSVFSISVTIWLWLTILFANLAEAIAEGRGKAQADTLRQTRVDSIARRLMPHGGEERVPGTELRVGDRVVVEAGEVIPGDGDVVDGVATVDESAITGESAPVIRESGGDRCAVTGGTTVLSDRIVVEITSKPGETFIDRMIALVEGAERQKTPNEIALGILLTTLTIIFVLAVMAIWPMASYSGHDMSLVVLVALLVCLIPTTIGALLSAIGIAGMDRLVQHNVLAMSGRAVEAAGDVSTLLLDKTGTITYGNRRAGDVVPVEGVSRADLVRAACLSSLADETPEGRSIVEYAAAEGFTATEIADVVTVPFTAQTRMSGIDLPDGSAIRKGAGSAVAAWVHELGGHMAHDIDARVEAISQAGGTPLVVAERDADGTARMLGVIHLKDVVKPGMAERFAQMREMGIRTVMITGDNPLTAAAIAKEAGVDDFLAEATPEDKMRLIKAEQEGGRLVAMTGDGTNDAPALAQADVGVAMNTGTSAAKEAGNMVDLDSNPTKLIDVVAIGKQLLITRGALTTFSIANDVAKYFAIIPAMFVVIFPGLSKLNMMHLHSPESAMLSSVIFNALVIVALIPLSLKGVAYRSLGAAAMLRRNLLVYGVGGVIAPFVGIKLIDLVLSVIPGVK, encoded by the coding sequence GTGAACGCATCACTCGCCCTTACGGCCCTCGAATCGGCGCCGGACGCCCTGCGCAAGCTCGACCCGCGCCACCTCGTGCGCACCCCCGTCATCTTCGTCGTCTGGGTGGGCTCGGTGCTCACGACGGTGCTGTCGATCATCCACCCGTCGGTGTTCTCGATCTCCGTCACGATCTGGTTGTGGCTGACGATCCTGTTCGCCAACCTCGCCGAGGCCATCGCTGAAGGGCGCGGCAAGGCGCAGGCCGACACCCTGCGTCAGACCCGCGTCGACTCCATCGCCCGCCGCCTCATGCCGCACGGCGGCGAGGAGCGCGTGCCCGGCACCGAACTGCGCGTCGGCGACCGCGTCGTCGTCGAGGCCGGCGAGGTCATCCCCGGTGACGGCGACGTCGTCGACGGTGTCGCGACGGTCGACGAGTCGGCCATCACCGGTGAGTCGGCGCCCGTCATCCGCGAATCGGGTGGCGATCGCTGCGCCGTCACCGGCGGTACGACGGTGCTGTCGGACCGCATCGTCGTCGAGATCACGAGCAAGCCCGGTGAGACGTTCATCGACCGCATGATCGCGCTCGTCGAGGGCGCCGAACGGCAGAAGACGCCGAACGAGATCGCCCTCGGCATCCTGCTGACGACGCTGACAATCATCTTCGTCCTCGCCGTCATGGCGATCTGGCCGATGGCGAGCTACTCGGGCCACGACATGTCGCTCGTCGTCCTCGTCGCGCTGCTCGTCTGCCTCATCCCGACGACGATCGGTGCGCTGCTGTCCGCCATCGGCATCGCCGGCATGGATCGCCTCGTGCAGCACAACGTGCTCGCGATGTCGGGGCGCGCCGTCGAGGCCGCAGGTGACGTCTCGACGCTGCTGCTCGACAAGACCGGCACGATCACCTACGGCAACCGCCGCGCCGGTGACGTCGTCCCCGTCGAGGGTGTCTCGCGCGCGGATCTCGTCCGCGCCGCTTGCCTGTCGTCGCTCGCCGACGAGACGCCCGAAGGCCGGTCGATCGTCGAATACGCTGCGGCAGAAGGGTTCACGGCGACCGAGATCGCGGACGTCGTCACCGTTCCGTTCACCGCGCAGACCCGCATGTCCGGTATCGACCTGCCCGACGGCAGCGCCATCCGCAAGGGCGCCGGCTCGGCCGTCGCCGCGTGGGTGCACGAGCTGGGCGGCCACATGGCGCACGACATCGACGCTCGTGTCGAGGCGATCAGCCAGGCCGGCGGCACGCCACTCGTCGTCGCCGAGCGTGACGCCGACGGCACCGCCCGGATGCTCGGCGTCATCCACCTCAAGGACGTCGTCAAGCCCGGCATGGCCGAGCGTTTCGCGCAGATGCGCGAGATGGGCATCCGCACCGTCATGATCACGGGCGACAACCCGCTGACGGCCGCCGCGATCGCGAAGGAGGCGGGGGTCGACGACTTCCTCGCCGAGGCGACGCCCGAGGACAAGATGCGCCTCATCAAGGCCGAGCAGGAAGGCGGACGTCTCGTCGCGATGACCGGTGACGGCACGAACGACGCGCCCGCCCTCGCGCAGGCCGACGTCGGCGTGGCGATGAACACAGGCACGTCGGCGGCGAAGGAGGCCGGCAACATGGTCGACCTCGACTCCAACCCGACGAAGCTCATCGACGTCGTCGCCATCGGCAAGCAGCTGCTCATCACCCGCGGAGCGCTGACGACGTTCTCGATCGCCAACGACGTCGCGAAGTACTTCGCGATCATCCCCGCGATGTTCGTCGTCATCTTCCCGGGCCTGAGCAAGCTCAACATGATGCATCTGCACAGCCCCGAGTCGGCGATGCTGTCGTCGGTCATCTTCAACGCCCTCGTCATCGTCGCGCTCATCCCGCTCTCGCTCAAGGGCGTGGCGTACCGCTCGCTCGGTGCCGCCGCGATGCTGCGCCGCAACCTGCTCGTCTACGGCGTCGGCGGCGTCATCGCGCCCTTCGTGGGCATCAAGCTCATCGACCTCGTCCTGTCCGTCATCCCGGGAGTGAAGTGA
- the kdpC gene encoding potassium-transporting ATPase subunit KdpC, with protein MFVLRQGWAALRALLVLTVVLGIAYPLLVTGVARAMPARADGSIVRAEGREVGSSLIGQPTSDAKWFAARPSAVDAPGAESGGSNLGQNADEQKKAITERRAALTKANPNATGPIPDDALTASGSGVDPDISVAYARWQAPRIAAARGMSVADVEKVIDAHIEKPALGYLGAERVNVLDLNIALAQRAAR; from the coding sequence ATGTTCGTTCTTCGTCAGGGTTGGGCCGCGCTTCGTGCGCTCCTCGTCCTCACCGTCGTCCTCGGCATCGCCTACCCGTTGCTCGTCACGGGCGTGGCGCGGGCGATGCCGGCCCGGGCGGACGGCTCGATCGTCCGCGCCGAGGGTCGCGAGGTGGGTTCCAGTCTCATCGGCCAACCCACGAGCGACGCGAAGTGGTTCGCGGCGCGCCCGTCCGCCGTCGACGCCCCCGGCGCCGAGAGCGGCGGCTCGAACCTCGGCCAGAACGCCGACGAGCAGAAGAAGGCGATCACCGAGCGTCGTGCGGCGCTGACGAAGGCCAACCCGAACGCGACGGGCCCGATCCCGGACGACGCCCTCACCGCGAGCGGCAGCGGCGTCGACCCGGACATCAGCGTCGCCTATGCCCGCTGGCAGGCACCGCGGATCGCCGCGGCCCGCGGGATGAGCGTCGCCGACGTCGAGAAGGTCATCGACGCCCACATCGAGAAGCCGGCCCTGGGCTACCTCGGCGCCGAACGGGTCAACGTGCTCGACCTCAACATCGCACTCGCGCAACGCGCTGCTCGCTGA
- a CDS encoding ATP-binding protein: MTRGTLRIYLGAAPGVGKTMAMLAEGRRRAGRGTDVVVGFCETHGRTATAVALEGLEVMPRLRREYRGATLEEMDLDAVLRRAPQVALVDELAHTNVPGGRHEKRWQDVEDLLAAGIDVVSTVNIQHLESLNDAAFAITGVLQRETVPDVVVRRAEQVELIDMAPEALRRRMAHGNVYKPEKVDAALANYFRQGNLTALRELALLWLADRVEESLTAYRSDHDIVGTWPTRHRVVVALSGGREGATLLRRAARIAARGSGGEMHAVFVVRDDGLRTAEADVVSGLRRLTEELGGTFHTVSGPDAAEAVLHYARGVNADQIVVGLSRRSRAQAMLRPGTGERIIAGSGEDIDVHVVTHELAHVGSSPTEREGLSTRRVRLGFLTSVTAPALLSALLVPLRSGVGLPLIVQLYLLLTVVVALIGGMAPAITAGVLSSLLINWFFTPPIGTLTISDPQNVVALVLFVVIGAAVSLVVHASARRAADVSASHQEATALAELSHTMLSSADQLALLLTRSLEMFDQDAAAVVRTRGPGRSVIASTDGYSDVAAQALPREKTTVERIDDEHDLVLVGRPVPAERQRLLGAYAMHAAAVLHRRALLDLAESADTLVRDNKARTALLSAVSHDLRTPLAGIKAAVGSLRSDEVTFSPEDQAELLEAVETSADRLDALIGNLLDASRLQTGALVANPREIDLAEVVTPAVRALETPDRVTWHLDDAARHVVADPGLLDRVLANVLENALRHGGSDGVVVTTSALGPRVELRVADHGPGIPDEAREEIFRPFQRYGDAPAGDGIGLGLAVARGLTEAMGGMLEAETTPGGGVTMVIVLPAVANAAGATSEAEPGAESEPESAPEARPQDAEADQPVDTRFADATTRGES, from the coding sequence ATGACACGAGGCACGTTGCGCATCTACCTCGGTGCGGCCCCCGGCGTCGGCAAGACCATGGCGATGCTCGCCGAGGGCCGACGCCGGGCCGGGCGGGGAACGGACGTCGTCGTCGGTTTCTGCGAGACCCACGGGCGCACGGCGACGGCCGTCGCGCTCGAGGGCCTCGAGGTCATGCCGCGACTGCGGCGCGAGTACCGGGGCGCGACGCTCGAGGAGATGGACCTCGACGCCGTGCTCCGGCGCGCGCCGCAGGTCGCGCTCGTCGACGAACTCGCGCACACCAACGTGCCGGGCGGCCGCCACGAGAAGCGGTGGCAGGACGTCGAGGACCTGCTCGCGGCGGGCATCGACGTCGTCTCCACCGTCAACATCCAGCACCTCGAATCGCTCAACGACGCGGCGTTCGCCATCACCGGCGTGCTGCAGCGCGAGACGGTGCCGGATGTCGTCGTCCGGCGCGCCGAGCAGGTCGAACTCATCGACATGGCGCCCGAGGCACTGCGTCGGCGGATGGCGCACGGCAACGTCTACAAGCCGGAGAAGGTCGACGCGGCGCTCGCCAACTACTTCCGCCAGGGCAACCTGACGGCCCTGCGCGAGCTCGCGCTGCTGTGGCTCGCCGACCGCGTCGAGGAGAGCCTGACGGCCTACCGCAGCGACCATGACATCGTCGGTACGTGGCCGACACGTCACCGTGTCGTCGTCGCCCTCTCCGGTGGGCGCGAGGGCGCGACGCTGCTGCGCCGCGCCGCCCGCATTGCCGCGCGCGGCAGCGGCGGCGAGATGCACGCCGTCTTCGTCGTGCGCGACGACGGCCTGCGCACCGCCGAGGCCGACGTCGTCAGCGGCCTGCGACGCCTCACCGAAGAGCTCGGCGGGACGTTCCACACCGTCAGCGGGCCCGACGCGGCCGAGGCCGTCCTGCACTACGCGCGCGGCGTCAACGCCGACCAGATCGTCGTCGGCCTCAGCCGGCGCTCGCGGGCCCAGGCGATGCTGCGTCCCGGCACGGGCGAGCGCATCATCGCGGGTTCGGGCGAGGACATCGACGTCCACGTCGTCACCCACGAGCTCGCGCACGTGGGCTCGTCACCGACCGAACGCGAGGGGTTGTCGACGCGCCGGGTGCGGCTCGGCTTCCTCACCTCGGTGACCGCCCCGGCGCTGCTGAGCGCCCTGCTCGTGCCGCTGCGCTCCGGTGTCGGGCTGCCGCTCATCGTGCAGCTGTACCTGCTGCTCACCGTGGTCGTCGCGCTCATCGGCGGGATGGCGCCCGCGATCACGGCCGGTGTGCTGTCGTCCCTGCTCATCAACTGGTTCTTCACCCCGCCCATCGGCACGCTGACGATCTCCGACCCACAGAACGTCGTCGCGCTCGTGCTCTTCGTCGTCATCGGCGCCGCCGTCTCGCTCGTCGTCCACGCGAGCGCCCGCCGGGCCGCCGACGTCAGCGCCTCGCACCAGGAGGCGACGGCGCTCGCCGAACTCAGCCACACGATGCTGTCCTCCGCCGACCAGCTCGCGCTGCTGCTCACGCGCTCGCTCGAGATGTTCGACCAGGACGCGGCGGCCGTCGTGCGCACCCGCGGGCCGGGTCGCAGCGTCATCGCCTCGACGGACGGCTACAGCGACGTCGCCGCGCAGGCGCTGCCGCGCGAGAAGACGACGGTCGAGCGCATCGACGACGAGCACGACCTCGTCCTCGTGGGGCGCCCCGTCCCCGCCGAGCGGCAGCGGCTGCTGGGGGCGTACGCGATGCACGCGGCGGCCGTGCTGCACCGTCGAGCGCTGCTCGACCTCGCCGAGTCGGCCGACACCCTCGTGCGCGACAACAAGGCGCGCACCGCGCTGCTGTCCGCCGTCTCCCACGATTTGCGCACGCCCCTGGCCGGCATCAAGGCCGCCGTCGGCAGCCTGCGCAGCGACGAGGTGACGTTCTCGCCGGAGGACCAGGCGGAACTGCTCGAAGCCGTCGAGACGTCGGCCGATCGGCTCGATGCGCTCATCGGCAACCTGCTCGACGCCTCACGGCTGCAGACCGGCGCGCTCGTCGCGAACCCGCGCGAGATCGACCTCGCCGAGGTCGTCACACCCGCGGTGCGCGCCCTCGAGACACCCGATCGCGTCACCTGGCACCTCGACGACGCCGCGCGCCACGTCGTCGCCGACCCCGGCCTGCTCGACCGCGTCCTCGCGAACGTCCTCGAGAACGCCCTGCGTCACGGCGGCAGCGACGGCGTTGTCGTGACGACGAGTGCGCTCGGCCCGCGCGTCGAACTACGCGTCGCCGACCACGGCCCCGGCATCCCCGACGAGGCGCGCGAAGAGATATTCCGGCCCTTCCAGCGCTACGGCGACGCACCCGCGGGTGACGGCATCGGGCTCGGTCTCGCCGTCGCGCGCGGCCTGACGGAGGCGATGGGCGGCATGCTGGAGGCGGAGACCACTCCCGGTGGAGGTGTCACGATGGTCATCGTCCTGCCGGCCGTGGCGAACGCAGCGGGTGCGACGAGCGAGGCCGAGCCCGGCGCTGAATCGGAACCCGAGTCGGCGCCCGAGGCCCGGCCCCAGGACGCTGAGGCCGACCAGCCGGTCGATACCCGGTTCGCAGACGCAACCACGCGCGGTGAGTCATGA
- a CDS encoding transglycosylase domain-containing protein — protein sequence MRGKSPGADASAKKQARKKSDGGRQRSAMGSVLSLLGAFVATSMALGLLFAGLLIPATGLAGASVKGGVKEFDDMSGTLTENALSQQSKLLAKDGSVIATPYDENRIVVPSSAIPKVMKDAQVAIEDERFYDHGALDQRGILRAVAANLVSSSTQGASTLTQQYVKVAAQRAAIESGDKEEAKKAVAQHGTDAYVRKIKQLKMAVELEKTHTKDQILTSYLNLVFFGDGTYGIEAASQHYFGHPAKDLTLPEAATLAGVVNLPGSTDPVHNPKAAVKRRNIVLEKMIKQGRVSKADGEKAIASPLQTHVTNIAGGGGGGCQGSKYPYFCDYVTDWVADQPALGANRKERLAKLKTGGLTIQTSLDPKKMSALDSNLKKRVPVGNGADVQAAGVIIEPGTGLVQAMSQNAKYDVAGSNHFSTSVDWVRSGFPIGSTAKIFAIVEAMRQGRAVDSTVNVPAMNGTKDGRPVYNFTSKTFPGQCGQGAGNWSVGNDHPVPSGPMSLSKATAESVNTAFGALVASLGPCKVRDTFKLMGVQARDLKTGGWRDIRRDPSSIVLGSDSSSPMMMANAFATVAADGKYCAPRPVVSIKQANGKPVALKVEPCKQVISQQEARGTAEIFTHVFDSDGTASDAKLADGREAFGKTGTVDGSLHTWFVGSTKQLSTAVWVGRGFDNKNPIKNVSIGGKHIGTFLYGGDIAAPVWKATMDTISKGMPKAKLAEPDKATKQGDEVSVPDVKGKSEADAKSTLEKAGFLVTVSKQNSGDVSGGQAFKTDPAAGQKLGKGKKITLYVKP from the coding sequence ATGCGTGGAAAGTCTCCTGGCGCCGATGCGTCGGCCAAGAAGCAAGCCCGGAAGAAATCTGACGGTGGCCGTCAGCGTTCTGCGATGGGCTCGGTTCTCAGCCTCCTCGGCGCGTTCGTCGCCACCTCGATGGCGCTGGGCCTGCTCTTCGCGGGCCTGCTCATCCCCGCCACGGGCCTCGCGGGCGCGAGCGTCAAGGGTGGCGTCAAGGAGTTCGACGACATGTCGGGCACGCTCACCGAAAACGCGTTGAGCCAGCAGTCGAAGCTCCTGGCGAAGGACGGCTCCGTCATCGCCACCCCGTATGACGAGAACCGCATCGTGGTGCCGTCGTCGGCCATCCCGAAGGTGATGAAGGACGCGCAGGTCGCCATCGAGGACGAGCGCTTCTACGACCACGGCGCGCTCGACCAGCGCGGCATCCTGCGCGCTGTCGCCGCGAACCTCGTCTCCTCGAGCACGCAGGGCGCCTCGACGCTGACGCAGCAGTACGTCAAGGTCGCCGCGCAGCGCGCCGCGATCGAGAGCGGCGACAAGGAGGAGGCGAAGAAGGCCGTCGCGCAGCACGGCACCGACGCCTATGTCCGCAAGATCAAGCAGCTCAAGATGGCGGTCGAGCTGGAGAAGACGCACACGAAGGATCAGATCCTCACGAGCTACCTCAACCTCGTCTTCTTCGGTGACGGCACGTACGGCATCGAGGCCGCTTCCCAGCACTACTTCGGCCATCCGGCGAAGGATCTGACGCTGCCCGAGGCCGCCACGCTCGCGGGCGTCGTCAACCTGCCTGGTTCGACCGACCCGGTGCACAACCCCAAGGCTGCGGTGAAGCGCCGCAACATCGTGCTCGAGAAGATGATCAAGCAGGGGCGCGTGAGCAAGGCCGACGGTGAGAAGGCCATCGCCAGCCCGCTGCAGACTCACGTGACGAACATCGCCGGTGGCGGTGGCGGTGGCTGCCAGGGCAGCAAGTACCCGTACTTCTGCGACTATGTCACCGACTGGGTCGCCGACCAGCCCGCGCTCGGCGCGAACCGCAAGGAGCGCCTCGCCAAGCTGAAGACCGGCGGCCTGACGATCCAGACCTCGCTCGACCCGAAGAAGATGTCGGCCCTCGACTCGAACCTCAAGAAGCGCGTTCCCGTCGGCAACGGCGCGGACGTGCAGGCAGCGGGCGTCATCATCGAACCCGGCACGGGTCTCGTCCAGGCCATGTCGCAGAACGCCAAGTACGACGTCGCCGGATCGAACCACTTCTCGACGTCCGTCGACTGGGTCCGCTCGGGCTTCCCCATCGGTTCGACGGCGAAGATCTTCGCCATCGTCGAGGCGATGCGTCAGGGCCGCGCCGTCGACTCGACGGTGAACGTTCCCGCCATGAACGGCACGAAGGACGGGCGCCCGGTCTACAACTTCACGTCGAAGACGTTCCCCGGCCAGTGCGGTCAGGGTGCCGGCAACTGGTCCGTCGGAAACGACCACCCGGTGCCGTCCGGCCCGATGAGCCTGAGCAAGGCCACCGCCGAATCGGTCAACACCGCCTTCGGAGCCCTCGTGGCGTCGCTGGGGCCGTGCAAGGTGCGGGACACCTTCAAACTCATGGGTGTTCAGGCCCGTGACCTCAAGACGGGCGGGTGGCGCGACATCCGGCGCGACCCCTCGTCGATCGTGCTCGGCTCCGACTCGTCCTCGCCGATGATGATGGCCAACGCGTTCGCCACCGTCGCGGCGGACGGCAAGTACTGCGCACCCCGCCCCGTCGTCTCGATCAAGCAGGCGAACGGCAAGCCGGTGGCGCTCAAGGTCGAGCCGTGCAAGCAGGTCATCAGCCAGCAGGAGGCTCGCGGAACGGCGGAGATCTTCACCCACGTATTCGACAGCGACGGCACCGCCTCCGATGCCAAGCTGGCCGACGGGCGGGAAGCTTTCGGCAAGACCGGTACGGTCGACGGATCCCTGCACACGTGGTTCGTCGGCTCGACGAAGCAGCTCTCCACGGCCGTCTGGGTGGGTCGCGGTTTCGACAACAAGAACCCGATCAAGAACGTCTCCATCGGGGGCAAGCACATCGGCACCTTTTTGTACGGCGGCGACATCGCGGCGCCGGTGTGGAAGGCGACGATGGACACGATCTCGAAGGGCATGCCCAAGGCGAAGCTCGCCGAACCCGACAAGGCGACCAAGCAGGGCGACGAGGTGAGTGTCCCCGACGTCAAGGGCAAGAGCGAGGCGGACGCGAAGTCGACACTCGAGAAGGCCGGTTTCCTCGTCACCGTGTCGAAGCAGAACTCCGGTGACGTCTCCGGCGGCCAGGCGTTCAAGACCGACCCTGCGGCCGGCCAGAAGCTCGGCAAGGGCAAGAAGATCACGCTGTACGTCAAGCCCTGA
- a CDS encoding GatB/YqeY domain-containing protein: MNATGATTLKATLHTDLTDAIRERDQVRSATLRMVLTAVSNAEVAGKEHRELSDDEVLAVIVKEAKKRREAADAYVGAGRTELAEKENAELACLEGYLPKQLSDDEIDAIVAEAVSATGASGMKDMGKVMGVVKPKIGEQAEGGRVAAAVKKALAG, from the coding sequence ATGAACGCAACCGGTGCCACCACCTTGAAGGCCACTCTCCACACCGACCTGACCGACGCGATCCGCGAGCGCGATCAGGTGCGTAGCGCGACGTTGCGCATGGTCCTGACGGCCGTGTCGAACGCCGAGGTCGCAGGCAAGGAGCACCGTGAGCTGAGCGATGACGAGGTGCTCGCCGTCATCGTCAAGGAGGCGAAGAAGCGCCGCGAGGCGGCTGACGCCTACGTCGGCGCCGGGCGCACCGAGCTCGCCGAGAAGGAGAACGCGGAACTCGCCTGCCTCGAGGGGTACCTGCCGAAGCAGCTGAGCGACGACGAGATCGACGCGATCGTCGCCGAGGCCGTCAGCGCCACGGGCGCATCCGGCATGAAAGACATGGGCAAGGTGATGGGCGTCGTCAAGCCCAAGATCGGCGAGCAGGCAGAGGGTGGGCGCGTCGCGGCGGCCGTCAAGAAGGCGCTCGCGGGCTGA
- a CDS encoding WhiB family transcriptional regulator has translation MTIMAEEETQTPVWDDNWAARAQCAAAAPDDLFAKGAAQQSAKTICQRCPVVAECLADALDNRTEYGVWGGMTERERRALLRRRPDVKSWATLFKMARADEAAAGIRRES, from the coding sequence ATGACGATCATGGCCGAAGAAGAGACGCAGACGCCCGTCTGGGACGACAACTGGGCCGCCCGCGCCCAGTGCGCCGCGGCGGCACCTGACGACCTGTTCGCCAAGGGGGCTGCTCAGCAGTCGGCGAAGACGATCTGTCAGCGCTGCCCCGTCGTCGCCGAATGCCTCGCCGACGCGCTCGACAACCGCACCGAGTACGGCGTCTGGGGCGGCATGACGGAGCGTGAGCGCCGCGCGCTGCTGCGTCGCCGTCCGGACGTCAAGTCGTGGGCGACCCTGTTCAAGATGGCGCGCGCCGACGAGGCCGCCGCAGGCATCCGCCGCGAGAGCTGA